DNA sequence from the bacterium genome:
TTGATCTTGCTTTTGCGCTGCGGGAACTGGGGGTTGATTCCGTCCCTTTAAATTTTCTTAATCCCATTCACGGCACACCGCTGGAGAAACAAATTCCCTTAAGGCCGAAAGAAATACTTGCGATAATTTCTGTCTTCAGGATTATTTTACCGTCAAAAGATATCAAGGTATGCGGGGGACGGGAAAAAAATCTCAGGCAGCTTCAAAGCTGGATGTTTTATGCAGGGGCAAGCGGAATGATGATAGGAAATTATCTTACTACCGCGGGCAGGGACCCGAAATTGGACTGGGAGATGATTGAAGACCTGGGAATGGAAATCCGTGAATCGTAAATCGTATACCGTAAATCGAAAAATGGACCTTGAGGAAAAAGATAAAAAATATATCTGGCATCCTTTTACACAGATGAAGGATTATTGCTTGGGAAAACCCCTTATAATAACAAAGGGAGAAGGTGTATATCTATATGACAATTACAATAGAAAATATATTGACGGAGTTTCATCCTTGTGGCTTACATTGCACGGGCATCAAAAAAAAGAATTGGATAACGCGGTCAAATCACAATTGAAAAAAATTGCTCACACAACGCTTTTGGGTTTGTCTCACCCGGCGGCCATTGAACTTGCCGAAAAGCTTGTTGGAATCGCGCCAAAAGGGCTGACGAAAGTATTCTATTCTGATAATGGCGCGACCTCGGTGGAAATTGCATTAAAAATTGCCTACCAGTACTGGAAACAAAAAACCGGCCCGCGGACAAAAAAAGAGAAATTTATCGCTTTTAGAAATTCCTATCATGGCGATACAATCGGCGCAGTAAGCGTCGGCGGGATAAGTCTTTTTCATGGCTGCTATAAATCACTGCTTTTTGAAACGATATTCGCGGATTATCCTTATTGTTACCGCTGTGAAGGAAAACAATATTGCAAAGAAATAAACAAAAGCCAATGTGTGAAAAAAATTGAAAGGCTGATTAAAAAAAATAGTAATGAAATTGCGGGTTTGGTTATTGAGCCTTTAATACAGGGTGCGGGCGGGATGATTGCTGCGCCGCCGGGTTTTTTGAAAGAAATTAAAAATATTTGTTCTGAATATAATGTCCTGCTTATTGCTGATGAAGTAGCTACGGGGTTCGGGCGGACAGGAGCAATGTTTGCGTGTATGAAGGAAGATGTTGCGCCGGATATTTTATGCGCGGCCAAGGGAATTACCGGCGGGTATCTTCCTTTAGCCGCGACCCTTGTGACGGAAAATATTTATAAAGCTTTCTGGGGTGATTATAAAGATAAAAAAA
Encoded proteins:
- the bioA gene encoding adenosylmethionine--8-amino-7-oxononanoate transaminase; translation: MDLEEKDKKYIWHPFTQMKDYCLGKPLIITKGEGVYLYDNYNRKYIDGVSSLWLTLHGHQKKELDNAVKSQLKKIAHTTLLGLSHPAAIELAEKLVGIAPKGLTKVFYSDNGATSVEIALKIAYQYWKQKTGPRTKKEKFIAFRNSYHGDTIGAVSVGGISLFHGCYKSLLFETIFADYPYCYRCEGKQYCKEINKSQCVKKIERLIKKNSNEIAGLVIEPLIQGAGGMIAAPPGFLKEIKNICSEYNVLLIADEVATGFGRTGAMFACMKEDVAPDILCAAKGITGGYLPLAATLVTENIYKAFWGDYKDKKTFFHGHSYTGNPLGCAAALANLEVFRKENIIEKLGPKINCFTKLLEKFRALEHVGDIRQCGMMAGIELVKNKSSKTPYLWEEKIGIKVTEESRENGLIIRPLGNVIVLMPPLSISRNELKSMIDIVFKAIKKITNGE